A window of Nicotiana tabacum cultivar K326 chromosome 24, ASM71507v2, whole genome shotgun sequence contains these coding sequences:
- the LOC107800318 gene encoding uncharacterized protein LOC107800318, whose product MVGEVEKMVAVGLVWGATNALMRKGAIKWDETIKSLPQPNTPQNPVMASLKNWLKLVLIWQYSLPFLLNLSASATFFAILSDTPISLAVPVTNATTFAATAVFGLILGEETRVGLALFGTSLIVLGVYICIM is encoded by the coding sequence ATGGTAGGAGAAGTGGAGAAGATGGTGGCAGTAGGCCTTGTTTGGGGAGCGACGAATGCCCTGATGCGAAAAGGAGCAATCAAATGGGACGAAACCATCAAATCTTTACCTCAACCAAACACGCCCCAGAACCCAGTAATGGCCAGTCTCAAGAATTGGCTCAAACTTGTCTTGATATGGCAGTATTCTTTGCCGTTTCTCCTAAACCTGTCAGCTTCAGCTACTTTCTTTGCAATACTCAGTGATACACCCATTTCTTTAGCTGTTCCTGTAACCAATGCCACCACTTTCGCTGCCACTGCTGTATTTGGATTGATTCTTGGTGAAGAGACCCGCGTTGGTCTTGCTCTTTTTGGTACCTCTCTTATTGTTCTTGGTGTTTATATTTGTATTATGTAA